The following proteins are encoded in a genomic region of Synechococcus sp. ROS8604:
- a CDS encoding peptidase domain-containing ABC transporter produces the protein MTTTPIAALQEHPAFRSLSQEGLAKVNQAAKLLRFRIGQTIADGATMPANVVLLLNGQARLLGREKGQLVTLAKMGPGSLVGLVSLLRGVACEDVSTSTEATGLAIPDQCIADLYRDEESFRTWCDQTLWPAELSAQIEAIQQRSAKSDGSLLRWLRPLAEQAKLLKRTDEARQGAAEKGFKVFALDAAKPTELGIAKSANDPLPPGASPFVLRVIAIPEALTEAIAGEGTTSALTPEIVEHTQEEFLSLEDAPDRPAASGLHQTGRPGSGRFRLVRGEGPLQETLACFQMMAAVMDLPFRRDAIEKVLRDVARRNQTPNMQTCGQLAAGLGLHVVAAKVPISECTRLKTPALLQWGEGFVLVIGSSSNGLLLASPREGEITVSPEQISERCPEGVEILLVDRSHNTPDQTFGFSWFLPALSRYRGVLVQVFVASFVVQLFGLANPLLIQVIIDKVISQRSLDTLQVLGVALVVVTLLEGILGSLKTFLFAETTNRIDQRLGAEVIDHLLRLPLGYFDRRPVGELGTRIAELEKIRNFLTGQALTTILDALFSVIYIAVMALYSWVLTLVALAVLPIQVGLTLLGAPLFRRQFRQSAEENAKTQSHLVEVLTGIQTVKAQNVEMVSRWKWQELYSRYIARTYEKTITGTAVTQASQVLQKLSQLLVLWVGAAMVLQGELTLGQLIAFRIISGYVTQPLLRLSTIWQNIQELKVSFERLADIINTPLESNESDQAKIPLPPIDGQVKFDDVSFRFKPSSPPVLKNINLSIEANSFVGIVGQSGSGKSTLVKLLPRLYTPDSGRLMIDEYDIDKVELYSLRRQIGIVPQDPLLFSGTISENIALTQPDANSDDIVHAARMAHAHDFIMQLSSGYSTNVGERGSNLSGGQRQRIAIARTLLGKPKLLVMDEATSALDYDTERRVCNNLLESMDNSTVLFITHRLSSIRRADRILMMHDGALVESGTHQELIDLKGRYFALYRQQEAS, from the coding sequence ATGACCACGACTCCCATCGCCGCACTCCAAGAGCATCCAGCTTTTCGCAGCCTTAGCCAAGAGGGCCTGGCAAAAGTCAATCAAGCCGCCAAGTTGCTGCGCTTTCGCATCGGCCAGACCATTGCTGATGGCGCCACCATGCCCGCCAACGTGGTGTTGCTCCTGAACGGACAGGCACGTCTGCTGGGCCGCGAAAAAGGTCAGCTGGTGACCCTCGCCAAAATGGGGCCTGGTTCTTTGGTGGGCTTGGTGTCGTTGCTGCGTGGCGTGGCCTGCGAAGACGTGAGCACCTCCACCGAAGCCACCGGACTTGCCATCCCCGACCAATGCATCGCCGATCTGTATCGCGACGAAGAAAGCTTTCGCACGTGGTGCGACCAAACCCTGTGGCCCGCGGAACTTTCAGCACAGATTGAAGCGATTCAACAGCGCTCGGCCAAAAGCGACGGTTCCTTATTGCGCTGGCTGAGACCGCTTGCTGAGCAAGCCAAACTCCTCAAAAGAACGGATGAGGCGCGCCAAGGAGCGGCAGAGAAAGGCTTCAAAGTGTTTGCCCTCGATGCCGCCAAACCAACGGAGCTGGGGATTGCCAAGAGCGCCAATGATCCCTTACCTCCAGGGGCATCACCCTTTGTGCTACGCGTGATCGCAATCCCAGAGGCTTTGACGGAAGCCATCGCTGGAGAAGGCACAACCTCAGCGCTCACTCCCGAGATTGTGGAACACACCCAGGAGGAATTTCTCTCTTTGGAGGATGCTCCCGACCGCCCCGCCGCCAGTGGTTTGCATCAAACCGGCAGACCTGGTTCTGGCCGTTTCCGGCTGGTGCGAGGCGAAGGGCCCTTACAAGAAACTCTCGCTTGCTTCCAGATGATGGCAGCGGTGATGGACTTGCCCTTCCGCCGTGACGCGATTGAGAAGGTGTTGCGCGACGTGGCGCGCCGCAATCAAACCCCCAACATGCAAACCTGCGGCCAACTCGCCGCAGGACTCGGCTTACACGTGGTGGCGGCCAAGGTGCCCATAAGCGAATGCACGCGCCTCAAAACACCCGCATTACTGCAATGGGGCGAAGGGTTTGTGCTCGTGATCGGCAGCAGTAGCAACGGCTTGCTCTTGGCCTCACCTCGCGAAGGGGAAATCACGGTCTCCCCCGAACAAATTTCAGAACGCTGCCCAGAGGGTGTTGAAATTTTGTTAGTGGATCGCTCCCATAACACCCCCGATCAAACCTTTGGGTTCAGTTGGTTCCTTCCTGCACTGAGTCGATACCGCGGCGTTTTGGTTCAGGTATTTGTAGCCAGCTTTGTCGTGCAGCTGTTTGGCCTAGCCAACCCGCTGTTGATTCAGGTGATTATCGACAAGGTGATCAGTCAACGCAGCCTCGACACGCTGCAAGTGCTGGGTGTGGCCCTGGTGGTGGTGACTCTGCTGGAAGGGATCTTGGGCAGTTTAAAAACGTTCTTATTTGCCGAGACTACGAACCGCATTGACCAACGTCTTGGCGCTGAAGTCATTGACCATCTGCTTCGGCTCCCGTTGGGTTACTTCGATCGAAGGCCTGTGGGTGAACTGGGAACACGGATTGCCGAGCTCGAGAAAATCCGTAATTTCCTCACCGGCCAAGCCTTAACCACCATTCTCGACGCGCTGTTTTCAGTGATCTATATCGCCGTAATGGCTCTCTACAGCTGGGTGCTCACCCTGGTAGCCCTAGCGGTGCTCCCCATCCAAGTGGGCCTCACCCTGCTGGGAGCGCCGTTGTTCCGTCGTCAGTTCCGCCAGTCCGCTGAAGAAAATGCCAAAACCCAGAGCCATCTGGTGGAGGTGCTCACCGGCATTCAGACTGTGAAAGCTCAAAACGTGGAGATGGTGAGCCGCTGGAAATGGCAGGAGCTCTACAGCCGTTACATCGCCCGCACCTACGAAAAAACAATCACGGGAACAGCGGTCACCCAAGCCAGCCAGGTGTTGCAGAAACTGTCTCAGCTGCTCGTGCTTTGGGTGGGTGCCGCGATGGTGCTACAAGGCGAACTCACTCTCGGCCAACTGATTGCGTTCAGGATCATCAGTGGCTATGTGACGCAGCCACTGCTGCGACTCTCCACAATCTGGCAGAACATTCAAGAACTGAAGGTGAGCTTTGAACGCTTGGCCGACATCATCAACACCCCCTTGGAATCGAATGAATCCGATCAAGCCAAAATCCCTTTGCCACCCATTGACGGCCAGGTGAAATTTGATGATGTGAGCTTTCGCTTTAAGCCCTCGTCTCCGCCGGTCTTAAAGAACATCAACCTCAGCATCGAAGCCAACAGCTTTGTTGGGATTGTCGGCCAAAGTGGCAGCGGAAAAAGCACATTAGTGAAGTTATTGCCAAGGCTTTACACACCAGACAGCGGGCGATTAATGATCGATGAATATGACATCGACAAAGTTGAGCTCTATTCACTAAGACGGCAAATTGGAATCGTACCTCAAGATCCTCTGTTGTTTTCAGGCACGATTTCAGAAAACATTGCTCTTACCCAACCCGATGCGAACAGCGATGACATCGTGCATGCAGCACGCATGGCTCATGCCCATGATTTCATCATGCAACTGTCCAGTGGCTACAGCACCAATGTGGGGGAGCGCGGCAGCAATCTCAGTGGCGGCCAGCGTCAACGCATTGCAATCGCCCGCACCCTGCTTGGCAAACCCAAATTATTGGTGATGGACGAAGCCACAAGTGCACTCGATTACGACACTGAGCGCAGGGTATGCAACAACCTACTCGAATCGATGGATAACAGCACAGTGCTATTCATCACCCATCGGCTGTCATCGATTCGCCGTGCTGACCGCATCTTGATGATGCACGACGGAGCCTTGGTAGAAAGTGGTACCCACCAAGAATTGATCGACCTTAAAGGACGCTACTTCGCCCTTTATCGCCAACAGGAGGCAAGCTAA